A single Dunckerocampus dactyliophorus isolate RoL2022-P2 chromosome 2, RoL_Ddac_1.1, whole genome shotgun sequence DNA region contains:
- the and2 gene encoding actinodin2 isoform X3 — MKRQHADLEAPSDVNMASHSLVHAGLLLAIVLFADFLGAVPLQQHKEAEAPAGSDDVKAQVMSNLKKLVRHRRNVPVMAVPQFKRLPDFWGWYKYFMDSHNQEGVEDLDRLYMAYLQNKHRSEEGPTFNHYLKHLSEIYKACADSDDPECIAESTSKPKAAVVMPAPIKSAAVRMCNPYIDPYCLFPVAPKAAAPEPAPAKAPAPILTPMPPMPLKSPAGFYYTPVLESFLSHEQRAELLRICNHDDIECLQYHLRAAYGYRPAAGPAPSYSALRCDPKDPYCMPVMVQKAPTGFYHLLYPSCDPIVDPLCVGNVAAPAALGADSGAPQEQHCNPLFDAGCNPLTATKLSALTKPVLEYAPKDQPAHVAAPLACDPRYDPYCILAAAAALRKTQPQLPEHQVRYKLGIRGRTKEGYDCYVHYDKDCTPLESYAKAKADIQAPAEPLCHPFDPTCAKFVAPPAVRAQKAATGGIIFPDPDCDPEFDYNCRLRRADEMVTDEPAKEATKTGVRFEDFLRGFMGQHKSM; from the exons ACTTCCTGGGGGCCGTCCCACTCCAGCAACACAAGGAGGCGGAAG CTCCCGCAGGCTCTGACGACGTGAAGGCCCAGGTGATGTCCAACCTGAAGAAGCTGGTGCGCCACAGACGGAACGTGCCCGTCATGGCCGTGCCTCAGTTCAAACGCCTTCCTGACTTCTGGGGCTGGTACAAGTACTTCATGGACTCCCACAACCAGGAGGGA GTTGAGGATTTGGACCGTCTGTACATGGCGTACCTGCAGAACAAGCACAGGTCAGAGGAGGGCCCCACCTTCAACCACTACCTGAAACACCTGAGTGAAATCTACAAGGCCTGCGCCGACTCTGACGACCCAGAATGCATTGCAGAGTCCACCAGCAAACCCAAAGCTGCTGTGGTGATGCCCGCCCCCATCAAGTCTGCCGCCGTCAGGATGTGCAACCCCTACATTGACCCCTACTGCCTCTTCCCTGTGGCACCCAAGGCTGCTGCTCCTGAGCCAGCTCCGGCAAAGGCACCCGCACCTATCCTCACCCCCATGCCGCCCATGCCACTGAAGAGCCCCGCCGGCTTCTACTACACCCCGGTCCTCGAGTCCTTCCTGAGTCATGAGCAGAGAGCTGAGCTGCTGAGGATCTGCAACCATGATGACATTGAGTGTCTGCAGTACCACCTGAGGGCGGCGTACGGCTACCGCCCTGCGGCTGGACCTGCTCCTTCCTACAGTGCTCTCAGATGCGACCCCAAAGACCCCTACTGCATGCCTGTGATGGTGCAGAAGGCCCCCACTGGTTTCTACCACCTCCTCTACCCCAGCTGTGATCCTATAGTGGACCCCTTGTGCGTGGGCAACGTGGCCGCCCCCGCCGCCCTGGGTGCTGACTCAGGAGCGCCTCAAGAGCAGCACTGCAACCCCCTCTTTGATGCCGGCTGCAACCCCCTGACTGCCACCAAGCTGTCCGCCCTCACCAAACCCGTGCTGGAGTACGCCCCGAAGGACCAGCCTGCACATGTCGCCGCTCCCCTGGCCTGCGACCCCCGCTATGACCCGTACTGCATACTGGCAGCTGCTGCTGCCCTGCGCAAGACCCAGCCGCAGCTCCCGGAGCACCAG GTCCGCTACAAGCTCGGCATCCGGGGCAGGACCAAGGAGGGCTATGACTGCTATGTGCACTATGACAAAGACTGCACGCCGCTGGAGTCTTACGCCAAGGCCAAGGCCGACATCCAGGCTCCAGCCGAGCCCCTCTGCCATCCCTTTGACCCCACCTGTGCCAAGTTTGTGGCGCCCCCCGCCGTGCGAGCCCAGAAGGCCGCCACAGGTGGCATTATCTTCCCGGACCCCGACTGCGACCCCGAGTTTGACTACAACTGTCGTCTGCGTCGCGCCGATGAGATGGTGACGGACGAGCCCGCCAAGGAGGCCACGAAAACCGGCGTCCGCTTTGAGGACTTCCTGCGGGGATTCATGGGCCAGCACAAGTCCATGTAG
- the and2 gene encoding actinodin2 isoform X2: protein MKPAVDEMLPEGAGPYVDLDEEAPSDVNMASHSLVHAGLLLAIVLFADFLGAVPLQQHKEAEAPAGSDDVKAQVMSNLKKLVRHRRNVPVMAVPQFKRLPDFWGWYKYFMDSHNQEGVEDLDRLYMAYLQNKHRSEEGPTFNHYLKHLSEIYKACADSDDPECIAESTSKPKAAVVMPAPIKSAAVRMCNPYIDPYCLFPVAPKAAAPEPAPAKAPAPILTPMPPMPLKSPAGFYYTPVLESFLSHEQRAELLRICNHDDIECLQYHLRAAYGYRPAAGPAPSYSALRCDPKDPYCMPVMVQKAPTGFYHLLYPSCDPIVDPLCVGNVAAPAALGADSGAPQEQHCNPLFDAGCNPLTATKLSALTKPVLEYAPKDQPAHVAAPLACDPRYDPYCILAAAAALRKTQPQLPEHQVRYKLGIRGRTKEGYDCYVHYDKDCTPLESYAKAKADIQAPAEPLCHPFDPTCAKFVAPPAVRAQKAATGGIIFPDPDCDPEFDYNCRLRRADEMVTDEPAKEATKTGVRFEDFLRGFMGQHKSM from the exons ACTTCCTGGGGGCCGTCCCACTCCAGCAACACAAGGAGGCGGAAG CTCCCGCAGGCTCTGACGACGTGAAGGCCCAGGTGATGTCCAACCTGAAGAAGCTGGTGCGCCACAGACGGAACGTGCCCGTCATGGCCGTGCCTCAGTTCAAACGCCTTCCTGACTTCTGGGGCTGGTACAAGTACTTCATGGACTCCCACAACCAGGAGGGA GTTGAGGATTTGGACCGTCTGTACATGGCGTACCTGCAGAACAAGCACAGGTCAGAGGAGGGCCCCACCTTCAACCACTACCTGAAACACCTGAGTGAAATCTACAAGGCCTGCGCCGACTCTGACGACCCAGAATGCATTGCAGAGTCCACCAGCAAACCCAAAGCTGCTGTGGTGATGCCCGCCCCCATCAAGTCTGCCGCCGTCAGGATGTGCAACCCCTACATTGACCCCTACTGCCTCTTCCCTGTGGCACCCAAGGCTGCTGCTCCTGAGCCAGCTCCGGCAAAGGCACCCGCACCTATCCTCACCCCCATGCCGCCCATGCCACTGAAGAGCCCCGCCGGCTTCTACTACACCCCGGTCCTCGAGTCCTTCCTGAGTCATGAGCAGAGAGCTGAGCTGCTGAGGATCTGCAACCATGATGACATTGAGTGTCTGCAGTACCACCTGAGGGCGGCGTACGGCTACCGCCCTGCGGCTGGACCTGCTCCTTCCTACAGTGCTCTCAGATGCGACCCCAAAGACCCCTACTGCATGCCTGTGATGGTGCAGAAGGCCCCCACTGGTTTCTACCACCTCCTCTACCCCAGCTGTGATCCTATAGTGGACCCCTTGTGCGTGGGCAACGTGGCCGCCCCCGCCGCCCTGGGTGCTGACTCAGGAGCGCCTCAAGAGCAGCACTGCAACCCCCTCTTTGATGCCGGCTGCAACCCCCTGACTGCCACCAAGCTGTCCGCCCTCACCAAACCCGTGCTGGAGTACGCCCCGAAGGACCAGCCTGCACATGTCGCCGCTCCCCTGGCCTGCGACCCCCGCTATGACCCGTACTGCATACTGGCAGCTGCTGCTGCCCTGCGCAAGACCCAGCCGCAGCTCCCGGAGCACCAG GTCCGCTACAAGCTCGGCATCCGGGGCAGGACCAAGGAGGGCTATGACTGCTATGTGCACTATGACAAAGACTGCACGCCGCTGGAGTCTTACGCCAAGGCCAAGGCCGACATCCAGGCTCCAGCCGAGCCCCTCTGCCATCCCTTTGACCCCACCTGTGCCAAGTTTGTGGCGCCCCCCGCCGTGCGAGCCCAGAAGGCCGCCACAGGTGGCATTATCTTCCCGGACCCCGACTGCGACCCCGAGTTTGACTACAACTGTCGTCTGCGTCGCGCCGATGAGATGGTGACGGACGAGCCCGCCAAGGAGGCCACGAAAACCGGCGTCCGCTTTGAGGACTTCCTGCGGGGATTCATGGGCCAGCACAAGTCCATGTAG
- the and2 gene encoding actinodin2 isoform X4 yields the protein MASHSLVHAGLLLAIVLFADFLGAVPLQQHKEAEAPAGSDDVKAQVMSNLKKLVRHRRNVPVMAVPQFKRLPDFWGWYKYFMDSHNQEGVEDLDRLYMAYLQNKHRSEEGPTFNHYLKHLSEIYKACADSDDPECIAESTSKPKAAVVMPAPIKSAAVRMCNPYIDPYCLFPVAPKAAAPEPAPAKAPAPILTPMPPMPLKSPAGFYYTPVLESFLSHEQRAELLRICNHDDIECLQYHLRAAYGYRPAAGPAPSYSALRCDPKDPYCMPVMVQKAPTGFYHLLYPSCDPIVDPLCVGNVAAPAALGADSGAPQEQHCNPLFDAGCNPLTATKLSALTKPVLEYAPKDQPAHVAAPLACDPRYDPYCILAAAAALRKTQPQLPEHQVRYKLGIRGRTKEGYDCYVHYDKDCTPLESYAKAKADIQAPAEPLCHPFDPTCAKFVAPPAVRAQKAATGGIIFPDPDCDPEFDYNCRLRRADEMVTDEPAKEATKTGVRFEDFLRGFMGQHKSM from the exons ACTTCCTGGGGGCCGTCCCACTCCAGCAACACAAGGAGGCGGAAG CTCCCGCAGGCTCTGACGACGTGAAGGCCCAGGTGATGTCCAACCTGAAGAAGCTGGTGCGCCACAGACGGAACGTGCCCGTCATGGCCGTGCCTCAGTTCAAACGCCTTCCTGACTTCTGGGGCTGGTACAAGTACTTCATGGACTCCCACAACCAGGAGGGA GTTGAGGATTTGGACCGTCTGTACATGGCGTACCTGCAGAACAAGCACAGGTCAGAGGAGGGCCCCACCTTCAACCACTACCTGAAACACCTGAGTGAAATCTACAAGGCCTGCGCCGACTCTGACGACCCAGAATGCATTGCAGAGTCCACCAGCAAACCCAAAGCTGCTGTGGTGATGCCCGCCCCCATCAAGTCTGCCGCCGTCAGGATGTGCAACCCCTACATTGACCCCTACTGCCTCTTCCCTGTGGCACCCAAGGCTGCTGCTCCTGAGCCAGCTCCGGCAAAGGCACCCGCACCTATCCTCACCCCCATGCCGCCCATGCCACTGAAGAGCCCCGCCGGCTTCTACTACACCCCGGTCCTCGAGTCCTTCCTGAGTCATGAGCAGAGAGCTGAGCTGCTGAGGATCTGCAACCATGATGACATTGAGTGTCTGCAGTACCACCTGAGGGCGGCGTACGGCTACCGCCCTGCGGCTGGACCTGCTCCTTCCTACAGTGCTCTCAGATGCGACCCCAAAGACCCCTACTGCATGCCTGTGATGGTGCAGAAGGCCCCCACTGGTTTCTACCACCTCCTCTACCCCAGCTGTGATCCTATAGTGGACCCCTTGTGCGTGGGCAACGTGGCCGCCCCCGCCGCCCTGGGTGCTGACTCAGGAGCGCCTCAAGAGCAGCACTGCAACCCCCTCTTTGATGCCGGCTGCAACCCCCTGACTGCCACCAAGCTGTCCGCCCTCACCAAACCCGTGCTGGAGTACGCCCCGAAGGACCAGCCTGCACATGTCGCCGCTCCCCTGGCCTGCGACCCCCGCTATGACCCGTACTGCATACTGGCAGCTGCTGCTGCCCTGCGCAAGACCCAGCCGCAGCTCCCGGAGCACCAG GTCCGCTACAAGCTCGGCATCCGGGGCAGGACCAAGGAGGGCTATGACTGCTATGTGCACTATGACAAAGACTGCACGCCGCTGGAGTCTTACGCCAAGGCCAAGGCCGACATCCAGGCTCCAGCCGAGCCCCTCTGCCATCCCTTTGACCCCACCTGTGCCAAGTTTGTGGCGCCCCCCGCCGTGCGAGCCCAGAAGGCCGCCACAGGTGGCATTATCTTCCCGGACCCCGACTGCGACCCCGAGTTTGACTACAACTGTCGTCTGCGTCGCGCCGATGAGATGGTGACGGACGAGCCCGCCAAGGAGGCCACGAAAACCGGCGTCCGCTTTGAGGACTTCCTGCGGGGATTCATGGGCCAGCACAAGTCCATGTAG